The DNA sequence TCCATCATCATCCACATCCGTTCGGGACCCACGGAACCATGGTTGTTCAGCTATCGAGGATCTTCACGCCCGAACCTCTTTAAGGAAAAACGAGTGCACCGAAATGAAGCGGGCACTCGTTTTTGTTTATCTCACAAACGTACGCAGCTCCACCTGAATACCGGAGCTACCAAGAAGGAAAAGAAATAATGAAACAAAAATACTCTGTTGATGTCGAAGGAATGGACATCACCATCTCCACCGGCAGTCTAGCTCTTCAGGCAAGTGGATCCGTTGTTATCTCCATGGGGGAGACTTCCGTTTTTGTCAGTGCAACCGCTGCCAACAGCATCCGCCCCGGACAGGATTTTTTCCCGCTCACGGTGGACTATCGTGAAAAATACAGTGCGGTTGGACGCTTTCCCGGCGGATACATCAAGCGCGAAAGCCGTCCGTCCGAAAAAGAAATCCTCACCTGCCGCCTCTGTGACCGTCCCCTGCGTCCCCTGTTTCCCAAGGGATTTCTGAATGAAGTGCAGGTCATTGGCTACCTGCTTTCTGCCGATCTGGTCAACGAACCTGATGTGCTCATGGTTAATGGTGCCTCCGCTGCGCTCATGATCTCCGATGTGCCCTGGAACGGTCCGATCGGATGTGTGCGCATCGGCGAAGTCGAAGGTGAGTTTGTGGTCAACCCGACCAATGAACAGATGCTCGATTCCACGCTCGACCTCATTTATGTGGGCAACGAGAAGGAGATGATGATGATCGAGGGCAGCGCGGAACAGATCCCCGAAGCCCGTTTCATCGAGGCGCTTGATTTTGCGCAAGAGGCGATCCAGCCCATCATTGCCGCGCAGAAGGCACTCGCCGCACAGGTGGCCAAGCCAAAGCGTGAGTTTGAACTCTTCACCGCAAACCCGGAAATCGTGCAGATCTGCCGCGATGCTGTGGGCGGTGAGATGTCGACGGCAATCTTTCAGGATCGCAAGCAGGACCGCGAGCGAGCGGTTGATGCGCTGAAGGAAAAAGCAAAGGAAGTGCTGATTGAGAAGTTTGGTGAAGAGGAGTTTGAAGACTACCAGCTCGCCATGGCCTTCGAAGTATTGCAGGAAGAAGTGTACCGCACCAACATCCTCGACAAGGGCAAACGTGCTGACGGTCGTGCTCCTCGGGATCTGCGTGAGATCAGCTGTGAAACCAATGTGCTGCCGCGCACACACGGCACCGCGATCTTTCAGCGCGGAGAAACGCAATCACTGGTCATCACGACGCTGGGCACCGGCAAGGACGCCCAGAACCTTGATGGCATCACCGGAGGCCCCCAGTCCAAGAGCTTTATCCTGCACTATAACTTCCCTCCGTTTTCGGTGGGTGAGTGCGGCCGTTTTGGCATCCCGGGTCGTCGCGAGATCGGCCATGGTGCCTTGGCAGAGCGTTCCCTGTTGCCAGTGATTCCCGGTGAAGATGAGTTTCCCTACGCGATTCGCCTGGTGTCGGAGATCATGAGTTCCAACGGGTCCACCTCGATGGCGTCGGTTTGCGGGGGATGTCTCGCGCTCATGGATGCAGGTGTTCCGATCACCGATACCGTAGCGGGAATTTCCGCTGGCCTGATCACTGAGTTTGATGAATCGGGCAGCCTCAAGCGCCACACCGTGCTTAGCGATATTCTCGGGGCCGAAGACCACTTCGGTGACATGGATTTCAAAATCTGTGGAACGCGCAATGGTATCACCGGTTTCCAGCTGGACCTCAAAATCCAAGGCCTGAATTCCGAAATCGCCAAGGAGGCCATCGCACTTGCGACGGAGACGCGCTACAAGATCCTCGACATCATGGAAGCGACGCTGCAAAAGCCGCGCGAAGAGGTCAACCAGTTTGCTCCGCGGGTACACTCCCTGATGATCGATCCGGAAAAGATTGGACTTCTGATCGGACCGGGAGGCAAAAACATCCGCCGTATCACCGAAACCACGGGTGCCAGCATCGATATCGATGAGGACAACTCCGGACGTGTCAGCATCTATGCGAGCACGAAGGAATCCATGGATCGGGCGATCTATGAAGTCGAACTCATCACGGGAGATATTGAGGATGGCAAGATCTACCGCGGCATCGTTCGTTCGATCAAGGAGTTTGGTGCATTCGTGGAATGCCTGCCTGGCAAGGAAGGTTTGGTTCACATCTCGGAACTCGCGGATTTCCGCGTGCGCAAGGTGGAGGATGTGTGCAAGGTTGGCGATGAAATGATCGTCAAGTGCTTGTCGACCGATGAAAAGGGCCGGGTACGCCTGAGTCGCCGCGCTGCAATGGCAGAACTCGAACAGAGTCGCCAGCAGCAGGAAGAGGCAGGAGAGCCTGAGGACGCATCCGACGCAGATAACGAAGACGAATCCTGAAAATTCTGACGGGTTTCTGATTTTCCGGCCACGGTGAGCTGAATGCAATGGCTCCCGTGGCCGGATTGTGTACAGGAACTGGAAGGCAAGCGGCGACGAAGGTCCTGATGGTTTCAGGCCGAGAATGTCGGGTCGGGACGATGAAAAGTAGAGGGAACTTCCAGCTTCCTTTTGCGGAATCAATCCTGCAGGGTTTCAGCTCGGCTTCGTTCGTGCATCCAGTTGTCTGCCACGCTTATGCCCTTGCCATGAGGCACGATGGGGCTTTGAATCGTTCCCTACGATGGCTCAGACTGAAGTACAGATTCCTAGGGACTACAACTCGTGGAAAACCATGATCACCCAGCAATGCGGGGAATCCTTGACCCCCGAATTCATTGCCTCCCGGCTCAAAGTGCTTGGCAATGCCAATGATCCCTTTACCCGTCGCTTTCGCGAACTGTACGGTGACGCGTATGTGAAGGCCTTGATCAGTTGGTTCGAGCGCGCCAAAAACGACATCGTCTGATCCGTGGAAAAACGGGTCGCAGCTTTTCCTGGAACCTGCACTTGCCTTTTCCGTGGGTTCTGAAAACCATGCTTGTGTGATGACCATTGAGGAGAAAAAACAGCAGTGCATTGACGATCTTTCGATCATTGAAGATCCCCATGAACGCTTGGGCTACATCATAGACATGGGTAAAACAGCCGAGGGATTGAACGATTCGTTCAAGACGGATGCCTATCTCATCGAAGGTTGTGTCTCCAATTTATGGCTGGTTCCCGAATTTCGGGATGGCAAGTGTTATTTTGCAGCGGATTCCGATGCGATGGTGACCAAGGGCCTTGCCAACCTGTTGTGTCAGCTCTACAGCGGCTACACTCCCGAACAGGTGCTTTCGGTGGACCCCGGATTCCTTGCAGAGGTCGGCGTGACACAGCACTTGTCCCCCAATCGACGCAACGGATTGACCCAGGTTGGCGAGCGCATCCACAGTTTTGCCAAAATTAAGTCAATTTCGTAACTTTAAGGGTTTACACGCGCAAAAATCCGTACTAGCGTTCTAGTAGCCCAAAAAGCTTTACATAGAATTTCCCCAAAAAATATAGCTCTCCTAAACCATGGGCCAGTGTCAGACACTGGCCCAGTTTTTTTGTACAACGCTTTTATTACGGCTCAGGTTGCATTTTCTTAGCGAAAATCGTACCGGGAACTCAAAATGTTGAAGTTTTCACCAAAACCATGACAGAAACGGGCTTCGTCATTCCCCAGTCCAGGTGTCCGTGAATCGAAACGATGCCCCCGTTCAGGAGAAAATGAAAGGAATCTGCTTTGTGGAAAGCGGGATTGACTGATCGCTATTCTTCAATCGCGATGCGTTCCACCCGGTTGCCGATCGAGCAAATGACCTCATAGGGGATGGTGCCCTTGGCGCGTGCCCAGTCGGCAGTGGTGATTCCCTCTCCGAGGCAGGTTACGGCATCGCCCACTTTGGCGTCTGGCACCATGGAAAGATCAATAGTGGTGTAGTCCATGGACGTGCGTCCGAGCACTGCACAGGGTTTGCCCCGGACCTTCAGGTATCCTCCGTTTTGAAAATGAAGCGGCAGCCCATCCGCGTAGCCGATGGCGACAGTACCAACCAGAGTCGGCTGTTGCAGTATGCAGCTTTTGCCATACCCGATGGTCGACCCGGCGGGCAGGCTGCGCACCGATGCCAGACGGGAGCGGATCGTGATCACCTCTTCAAGTGGAAGGGTTTGGCGACCTTCCAGGTCAAAACATCCGTACAAATTTATCCCCGTGCGCACCAGCGTGAAAGGGGGATGACTTGCTTCTGGAATGTTGTGCAAGCCATCCGAGTTGCTGATGTGCAGGTGACGCAGGGAAATGTGAAGTCGGGAGCGAATGTGCTGCGCAATACGGAGTAGTTTTTGAATCTGCTGTTCCGAAAAAGTGCGGTCACTGTAGGCATCGGGAAAGTGTGAATACAGACCATCAATTTGGAGGTTGGGCATCGCCGCCAGGGATTGAAGGGCTTCAATGCAGTCCTGTTCGAGCAATCCCAATCGTCCCATGCCTGTATCGATCAGCACATGGCAACGCGCGATGCGGTGTTGTCGCGCCGCTTCCTCCTGAATGCGACGACCTGTTTCCTGGGATTGGACCGGCATCCACGCATTCATTGCGAGCAAGCTGGGAATCTCTTCGGGAAGCAGTCCACCGAGCACGAGAATGGGCACGCCCAGATCCGCGATCGCACAAGCTTCCTTGGCTTCGGCCACACCAAAGGCTGCCACACCTTCCTGTTTAAGGACCTGTGCGATGGCGCGCACCCCAAGCCCGTAGGCGTTGGCTTTCAACACGGCCATGATGCCAAGCGGTGCGATGGCTTTCTGAATGCGTCGATAATTGCGTCGAATGGCACTCAGATTAATTTCCAAAGTAACGCGAGATCCCGGTTCCGTCATAGCTTGAGGTTCTGGTCGATCATGGGGGATTCAAGCGCCGCGCGCAGGTCAGGAATCTGAGGAGGCTTCGGCCTCAGCAGAATTTTCCGAATCCACCTGCAACCGTTCCTTTCGTGTGACCGTTTTTACCCCGTTGGGAGTAACGACATTGCCCTGCACGCTCCTGCCCTTGATGGCGAGCTGGGACATATCGAATTCCAGCTGAGTCTTGCGCAATCGCGGAGCGGGTTTGAGTGTCACATTGAGGATATCCGCCTTTTCCCGCGGCAGCACCTGAAGGTAAAGAATGCGGCTGCCGGGTGTTCCTCTGGTGAGCGCATACTCCTTGTCGCGAGTGTAACCGCCGAGCAGGAAGCGTTTGGCATAGGATTTTCCGTCTTTCCCGTCCCGGTAGACCAGGTTA is a window from the Puniceicoccaceae bacterium genome containing:
- a CDS encoding polyribonucleotide nucleotidyltransferase, which codes for MKQKYSVDVEGMDITISTGSLALQASGSVVISMGETSVFVSATAANSIRPGQDFFPLTVDYREKYSAVGRFPGGYIKRESRPSEKEILTCRLCDRPLRPLFPKGFLNEVQVIGYLLSADLVNEPDVLMVNGASAALMISDVPWNGPIGCVRIGEVEGEFVVNPTNEQMLDSTLDLIYVGNEKEMMMIEGSAEQIPEARFIEALDFAQEAIQPIIAAQKALAAQVAKPKREFELFTANPEIVQICRDAVGGEMSTAIFQDRKQDRERAVDALKEKAKEVLIEKFGEEEFEDYQLAMAFEVLQEEVYRTNILDKGKRADGRAPRDLREISCETNVLPRTHGTAIFQRGETQSLVITTLGTGKDAQNLDGITGGPQSKSFILHYNFPPFSVGECGRFGIPGRREIGHGALAERSLLPVIPGEDEFPYAIRLVSEIMSSNGSTSMASVCGGCLALMDAGVPITDTVAGISAGLITEFDESGSLKRHTVLSDILGAEDHFGDMDFKICGTRNGITGFQLDLKIQGLNSEIAKEAIALATETRYKILDIMEATLQKPREEVNQFAPRVHSLMIDPEKIGLLIGPGGKNIRRITETTGASIDIDEDNSGRVSIYASTKESMDRAIYEVELITGDIEDGKIYRGIVRSIKEFGAFVECLPGKEGLVHISELADFRVRKVEDVCKVGDEMIVKCLSTDEKGRVRLSRRAAMAELEQSRQQQEEAGEPEDASDADNEDES
- a CDS encoding SufE family protein, which codes for MTIEEKKQQCIDDLSIIEDPHERLGYIIDMGKTAEGLNDSFKTDAYLIEGCVSNLWLVPEFRDGKCYFAADSDAMVTKGLANLLCQLYSGYTPEQVLSVDPGFLAEVGVTQHLSPNRRNGLTQVGERIHSFAKIKSIS
- the alr gene encoding alanine racemase, translated to MTEPGSRVTLEINLSAIRRNYRRIQKAIAPLGIMAVLKANAYGLGVRAIAQVLKQEGVAAFGVAEAKEACAIADLGVPILVLGGLLPEEIPSLLAMNAWMPVQSQETGRRIQEEAARQHRIARCHVLIDTGMGRLGLLEQDCIEALQSLAAMPNLQIDGLYSHFPDAYSDRTFSEQQIQKLLRIAQHIRSRLHISLRHLHISNSDGLHNIPEASHPPFTLVRTGINLYGCFDLEGRQTLPLEEVITIRSRLASVRSLPAGSTIGYGKSCILQQPTLVGTVAIGYADGLPLHFQNGGYLKVRGKPCAVLGRTSMDYTTIDLSMVPDAKVGDAVTCLGEGITTADWARAKGTIPYEVICSIGNRVERIAIEE